CGCTACTGTAACTTCCTCTTACGAATATCCTCCTTGCCTCTCCCAACCCATTCTACCCCTTCACTTCATTCTCTTCCTTGCCTCCCTGCTCACCTCTCTCCATACATTGCCCCTTTCCCGTCTGATTCTTTTCGTTGGCCTACTTGTCACTCAACTTATCGCTcggtcatcgttgccgctCAGTCACCTTGCAATTCGCCTGCGTCTCTGGTCATACATTTAACATTGCTTATCGTCTGTAACATTGTGGTTGTCCACCGGAATAGGACGGATGGCGTCTAATTCGCAGCATGCCACATCCGTGTACATCAATGTAGTTATGCACACGTTACTAACCGATGCTCTAAAAACTACATTTTTATTAATTTGTGCAATTACTTTTTCTATATGTTGTGTCTACACGACTGGGCACCTGTGGCCGCAACTAAGATCATGAAAATACTAAACTAATTTTTAGGCGATGTGAAACATTGTTATACGTGCTATATTCGTAGTTATTTAAGCTGGTCGATGAGATCATTGGGATCATCGTCGAAGTAATCGGCGTCGTAGAGTGAGAGCATCTTCCTGCTATTAgtgagcagcgccttgacgtcgatgaggTGTGAAGCCTTGGACCTGATGAAGTGAGAACAGAGATACAGGacgtccaggcggtacAGTATCGTGTAAGACATGAAGAGAATTGCGCCTGACCACAATGCCATGAGCGTGTAGATGAATGGCCCTCGGACTCTGTAAAGGAACTCATCCATGCAGGTGATGAGCATTGCAATAGGCTTGCCGTCGACCACGGTCCTCAGCTTTACGATTATATCTGAACATGTGAGTGGCCACTGTAATTTACCCTCCGGTGGCATGAACCCGTGTGTGTAGAGGAGAGGCATGGCAGCGGAACACTGATGGAATGATTTAGGTTCGGAACATGTATGCGTCTTGAAATCATATCGCAGTCGTTCAAGTGACTCCCACAGTctgtccggcaggtacaccgcccagctgaggtaggtgtgggcgaaAGTCGGAGAGTACAGGGAGTACGCCCGGTAGGTAATGGGCGAGCAATATTGTGGGCAATTGGCCGAGTCACtgcagcagccaacaaGTGTGGACAGCGTATTGGAATGGTCATTTCCGTGATTGTGCTTGGAGTTGAGAGTCTCGTAGCCCCGGATGCCCTGAACTGCTTGGAGGTCGGAGTCACCAAGTTGGTCCCAGTTGGGGCAGTTGGCATGTGACTTGGTGATGGCAGTGCCTAGTGAAGAAAGTGCCTTTGAAGCATAATCGTGCAACTCGATACCGAAATGATGGAAGTACGACACAAGCTCCCCggtggtgcgcggcgtccgcctggtgaggcagttgaggtaggaggACAGGGTCAGCAAGGggtcctcaccgccgcaggtAGGAGACAGGATGGTTGAAATGACACTGCCCTGCTTCGATATCTTAGGCAAATCTCTCCTCttgaatcccatcctgaccctgctcttgaggcacagattgcacgggtcgaagaggtgcgtcttgaagtcggagtcccagccgtcagtcaggaacgcctggaggggagATGGCATCTTGGCCTCACTGCCGTACTCACAATTCTTCCAACCGCCTCGAGACTCATTTCTAGAACACTGCGACTTCAGGAATTGCAACTGGTAGTGGCAGGCATAggcgtagtcacgcagctggcagaggagacaGGAGGGGTCGGACGAATAATGCAGCTGACTATATACTGATTTGAAGTCGAAAGTAGAGAAGGCTTTAAAATCATTGTAGTACTTAATCCGTGTGATTATGTTTGCCGAGTAGAGGCACGCCTCTGCAAGGGTATTGGTGACACGGGAAGCAGTCAGCTGGTTGGGATACCCGGTGACATCGATGGCAAATGAAGGCCACGAGGAGTCTTTATTAATATCATCCAAAACTCCACCAACATGCTTCTGAATAAAACCAATGTACCCTAATTCGACAACGCCGACCATCCAATAGAGCATTTCACGGACAGTATTGGGAGAAGGCATATTGTCAGAATCTGGGGGAGAAGTAGTTGAATGCCTGGTAgaggtggatgaagggtcAACATACCAGGGGTTGAGGCATTGGGGAATATACACTTCACCAGTACCTCCTTCGTTGGGTGATTCATGGAAATCAAAATGTTCAAACGGCATATCGACATCACGAAGGTCTAATGAGTTCGACAAAACTGAAGCTTCTTGTAActtatccaggtcagaagCTATATCCGATTGTGGAGATGCTTTGCCAAGTGTATGGGAAACAGTCAAAGGATCTTTAGGAGGGTTAATGCCGTTGCGGTATCGTGATCTCTCAATATGATCACTGATTAGCGCATCGGCACTTGAATTATAAGCATCCTCACTAGATATCAATTTAGGCTTCAAAATTTCCACTTCTAATTTAGGCAAATCCTGACCTTGACCACTACCGGGAGCAAGGCTACCAGATGCAGCAGATTGCCGGCTCGAATCCTTTGCTGCCTGAGTGAGCACAGCCTGGGAAGATACTGTATGCTGTGAACCCAAAGAAGCATTCTGTAAACCCCCACCTAGCACCGCAGCTTGAGCAGTGAGCTTAGGGCTTCCAGTAGGACTGGCGGGAGGGGTTGGAAAAGACGCTGGCGACGATTGAAGTGTAGGCTGAGGCGATTGTATCCCCTGTGCATCTGAACCTTGAGACGACGCAGAAGCAACCATACTAGTAGGCCCTGTCTGGCCTGGATCACCATTAGACCCCGGTGCGCCTGGAGCACCACCTGCACCATGGCCACCAGGTGACGAGCTTGAAGGTTTAACACCTGGAGCTTGAGGTAAAGCAGGCGCTTGAGCTGGAGGATCACTGCCCTGCAAACTCTTACCTGCGTCATCTGGCGGACCAGCGTGGCCCTGGGGTCCTTTACCATCTTCAGGAGGAACGTTAGAACCAAGTGATGTATGCGACATTCCAGGCTGGTGTTCACTTTGACCATTGTTTTGATTTGAAGATCCCACTGACGCAGCATCCGCCAAATCGTCctcctcatcatcatcatcagaTGCtgcctccgctttcttgccctggttctgtgctccctctgctttcttgccctggttctgtgctccctccgccttcttaccctggttctgtgctccctccgctttcttgccctggttggGAGATCCCTCTGCTTTCTtaccctggttctgtgctccctccgctttcttgccctggttctgtgctccctccgctttcttgccctggttctgtgctccctccgctttcttgccctggttctgtgctccctccgccttcttaccctggttctgtgctccctccgctttcttgccctggttggGAGATCCCTCAACTCCAAGATCATCACTCACACCTAACTCCTCTAACACCACAACctcatcctcctcgtcatctgcttCAAGATCCGCCGTCttgacatggttatggtcTTTACATGACACACCCTTCAAAATATTTACCGTCTTATCCAGTTCTCTACCGTATTCACTGAGAATCTCTACTACCCCTTTCCATTTCTGATCCAAAACCTGAGACCTGTAGCTCTCCGTACCGAAGTCGTGGCTATCAAATATAAAACCATATGGGAAAAAATGCTTGTTGAAATAATCACCAGCATTTGTATAGCGATTTGCCTTAATCTCTTTCAGACTTGACCCCACTCTATCCAAATTCTCTCTAAGCCACCTCGTCATCCTTTTAGCGAACTTTTCTTTGTTAAGATCATCAACTGCTGGCGAATGACCAGTGTTGGAGAGGACACCAGCATTGAAAATTCTTTCGAGTGACACTCTAAGTTCGGCGCAATGCGTTTTCAATTTTTCCCACTCGATGCAGTTTCTGTACTCGTTGATATACCCATCCAGAGCATTTTCTACCTTTCTATCTTTGTCATCGTCCACAATCTCGCAAAATGTTTTGAGCAATGCAAGAGCGTTCGCCGTGTTGGAAGCCTGTGAGCCAGCGTTGGTCAAAGCCGATGTGACAAGTACGTCACTAAAGAAATTTGTATGTAACTCGCCCAGTAACTTTGGGAGGTCATCAACCATCTCCGTACCGTAGGTATAGCCACCATCACTACCTTCTTTCAACCTGCCTTTTTCGAATCCACCAGAAATGACACCATACTTAACGAAGGACGTATCAATAAGATATGTATCAATCTTACTGACACCAGATGTAGACATTGCAACCATTCCAATCGTTTGAtccgcccagtcccctccgCCTACCGCAACGAACCTCTTATCCACATGATATTGCAAGAAGTACACGACGGAGAGCAATTTGGGAATGCAAGCGAGTAGGGTAAATAATACCACACTAGGTGTGTTCGCCATATAATTAGTAGGCTGCGCATTCTTGCACAATTTATCATAGAAGTGTGACACTTGAAAAAGCAATCGCGACAGTGCGGTTTTTATGTTCTGTGAATCTGAATTCTTAGAATAATAGATTCTAAGACGCCGAGCCAGTTCCTCGGCCACCTGACCTTGCATATGTTCGTCATTTTTCAACCACTCCAGGAACTGGAGACACTGCTTAAGATTGTTAAGCGCAGGAATCTTACTTGTTATCTTCGCCATCTCGTCCACTTCCAATCATCCACCACTCTACTCTCACAAATCAGCGCAGCCAACTCCCATAATGTGTGAACCGAAAGCGACTAAACTCCTGACATCCCTACACTGAGCACTCACTACGTCCACTCATTGACAGTATAGCCAGACGGCAAAGTGGGATGAGCAAAAATGCCACAACCAGCATCGTCAGACTAAAACCAACCACTACAAATGCCGTAAACGAAGACATTTATTTGTCTACTCAACCCTTCGAAACACGTGGACGAACGGTGAAATCAGGCGAACATCCCACCTACCCGGAGTGAGGCAGGCAGCCAATCCAGGTTTTCAGAACAACAGGAGTAAAATCGGCGTAGCAGCACGTATAACGAACGATAGCAGAAACCATATCTGGATGCAGAATCGAAGAAGGGGTAAGTCCCCTAACCTGGTATCACGACCCCGCCAAGCACCCTCCCCTCGGTGTTCCGTCACCTTTCGGTCGGCCGACAAAAAATCGTACCGGCAGTGACACGACATCCGCGCGCCTCGCACCACAGAAGAAACGCTTTTTGACGAAGAATTAAAATTTTATTTTGGTCGGAGTGTATTCGGTCAACTAGTATTAGAGTTGCCCGGCCACGACTCCACCCACCGTAAGCCACATCACCCAACCACGTTCCACCATGGGCCATGATGAAGGTGCGACATCAACTGTTCACGTGATATACAGCACATCATTGCGATGCTGTTCATTTCCAGAAAGGCGCCTGCGATGCCAGGCATATACGTCATCCCTCAGACGTCACGCCGGAAAATGTCACTGCTGTACCTAGCATAGAGCTTTCTACTATGCCAACACAATCCAAAGCATCACAAACATTATACCCATCTATCTAAGCTGCGAACCAGAGCCTCAGCTGGAGCAGGCATTAACTGGATACATGGATGGTCACTCACGCAGCTGCGGTACACTAACAGATGAGATGACGCGGTAACATCTCACAAGTAATGCAAACTAAGTGCGGAACAAATACTGTAATGCACACACTAAACGCTGTGCCAATTCCCTGATTAGGTATTACGCCAGACATTAAAttaggcggtgggttgtTGGTTAGGTGGCTGGGTGAGCTAGGCAGTGGTATAATGATAGTTGTGAGTAACATTAACGTGATGACTGGTTAGAAGGTTGCGATATAAGGCATCTGTGAATATCACACGTGCAGATGCGATTAGgcttgcaggtacgatatcttggcaagtttgCCGACACGTGCTGCAGCGAGTAGTGACTGGGCAGCAATTTTGTAAGAGGCTGGCGACCTGAGgtgtgatttgatgtggagcgtgTCTAGGCGTCCGATCAAGACGTAGAACAGGTAGAGAAGAGACAGCGACCAGAGGGCTACAACTGTCCAGATGAATGGCGTCCGAATAGTGAACATCAATGTGTCTATGGCATGCAAGAAATTTCCCAGCACCTGGGAATTCAAGATGTTTTTCAGCACATTAGAAAAATCTTGGCACTTAATCTGGCTTTTGTTTGCGGCATCGGCATACGTCAAGCCATATTTATAAAGTATTGAGGAAACCGGTTGGCAGTGGACGATGGAGCTACATCCACATGAAGTGGTGCCGTGTTTGCCTTTTGTGCAACTCTCACTGTGGAGGCATGGTGAGCAACGGGAGTCGGCACATGAGACATCACTAAATGCCTTCTGCAATTGTTTAAAGAAATCCACGAGTTGGGGGCAAACGTGGACTAACCATGACAAATAACTTTTGGCATGCTTCGGAGCGAACGCGCCGTATGCAGCTGAGTTTATAGGTCGGATGATATAACCGCAATCCTGCTCACCACACCCAACTAAATAACTCATGTCGGAAATACGGGTTATATCATGCAGGAAGTGAGATGGAGATTCATACAGACTGCGGCATTGATTTATGAACTGCTTAGCGTCCTCGTATTTACAGGACACAGTCTTTTCGATAGTGTTGCTAAGTGCTTGTTCTATTGAATTTGACGGCTTTTTATATTCAGTCATCGGAGTCCACGGTTGTACAAGTTGGTAATAGAAGGCGAATACATCAGGGAATGTCTGCGGAGGACGACCAACGAAGCATGCCAGTGAAGCGTAAAGTTTGGTGAGTACGCCTCGATCGCCGCATAGTTTGTCAAGCACGGAACATAGGTCCTTACCAGTACGCGTACTACAGGAGAATGTCCTAAAGCCTAGGGGTGTCAAGCAAGGCATCTTAGGTGAACTGGACGAGCACGTGGAACATTTGGAAGTGCAGCCAACAGACTGCAATTGGTGAGGCAAGTGTCCGAGGAGACAGTCGGTCAGGTAGGACATCAGAGGAGATGTACGTTGGCAATCAGGTGTCTGATCAGAATGTTCCTTACACTGCCAACTTGACGTACCGGCGTTTTTGCCGTAATGGCAGTCGCGCCAACCTAAGTTCTTAACACCGAGTTTACATTGCCAATATAAAAATTGCAAGACAGGGCACAATTTGCGGAGCACGTCTAATAGCATATCAAAGCACGCTGCAGCATCGGAAGGATAGTGCAACTCAAGAGAGTTCCCGAGATATTGGCACGCATAAAGGGTGTCTGCGTCGCCATATCCCACGATACTGGTAAGCATATCGTAGGCAGGAGTGTAAATTGACGGTAGTTCAGATGTGAATATATCCGATAATATATTTCGCAGTATAACATCAGTTTCAGAGTCGAATTGTTTTTGGAGGTACTTCGTAAGTTTCTCCTTTACTGGGTTATGCTGCAGGCCACTGAGCCATGCAAGCATCTGGAATGCGTTAAGCGGATGTTTAGCGGAAGAGAAAGTCCCTAAGTGGGAAATGCGCAAGTAATATTTGATTATGTCGGCGAAGTCGTCCAGAGAGGCGAGAATATCATAACTGGGCTGTGACGTGACCTGAGTGTTAGACTTAAATAGATCAACGATGCTATTGCCATTAAAACCCTTCTTGTGATTTAACTCGCCGTATTCCGCATTGCTGGGAAGGCCAGGATCGTAACCGTTTTTGCTAAAGAAGAGGCTGCTAAGGCTATAATTGTAATTCGAACTATACATTTTGTAGTCTTTCCACGTACTTTTTGTTTTCTCAACTTCTCTTTTATATTTGAATAAACTCTTGAGCATTATGTCTATCGTGGTCAAGAATACCGTAGCACATTTCGTGCCTTGCAGAGATGTTTCAGTTGACTTTATATCGGACCAGTCGACATTGGGAACGCTGTCGTATGCCGACACGTATGCGTTTTTGAGCTCATTGTGAAACCCTTGCAGGCCGTTTTTCAGAATCTCAAGCAACTTATTTCTCTCATCGTTGTATGACTCAGGGCGTATGCTCTGCAGAAGAGTATTAACTGCTGCCAGGTCATCTACAAATTT
This genomic stretch from Babesia bigemina genome assembly Bbig001, chromosome : III harbors:
- a CDS encoding RIBOSOME BINDING PROTEIN-1, putative, whose product is MAKITSKIPALNNLKQCLQFLEWLKNDEHMQGQVAEELARRLRIYYSKNSDSQNIKTALSRLLFQVSHFYDKLCKNAQPTNYMANTPSVVLFTLLACIPKLLSVVYFLQYHVDKRFVAVGGGDWADQTIGMVAMSTSGVSKIDTYLIDTSFVKYGVISGGFEKGRLKEGSDGGYTYGTEMVDDLPKLLGELHTNFFSDVLVTSALTNAGSQASNTANALALLKTFCEIVDDDKDRKVENALDGYINEYRNCIEWEKLKTHCAELRVSLERIFNAGVLSNTGHSPAVDDLNKEKFAKRMTRWLRENLDRVGSSLKEIKANRYTNAGDYFNKHFFPYGFIFDSHDFGTESYRSQVLDQKWKGVVEILSEYGRELDKTVNILKGVSCKDHNHVKTADLEADDEEDEVVVLEELGVSDDLGVEGSPNQGKKAEGAQNQGKKAEGAQNQGKKAEGAQNQGKKAEGAQNQGKKAEGAQNQGKKAEGSPNQGKKAEGAQNQGKKAEGAQNQGKKAEGAQNQGKKAEAASDDDDEEDDLADAASVGSSNQNNGQSEHQPGMSHTSLGSNVPPEDGKGPQGHAGPPDDAGKSLQGSDPPAQAPALPQAPGVKPSSSSPGGHGAGGAPGAPGSNGDPGQTGPTSMVASASSQGSDAQGIQSPQPTLQSSPASFPTPPASPTGSPKLTAQAAVLGGGLQNASLGSQHTVSSQAVLTQAAKDSSRQSAASGSLAPGSGQGQDLPKLEVEILKPKLISSEDAYNSSADALISDHIERSRYRNGINPPKDPLTVSHTLGKASPQSDIASDLDKLQEASVLSNSLDLRDVDMPFEHFDFHESPNEGGTGEVYIPQCLNPWYVDPSSTSTRHSTTSPPDSDNMPSPNTVREMLYWMVGVVELGYIGFIQKHVGGVLDDINKDSSWPSFAIDVTGYPNQLTASRVTNTLAEACLYSANIITRIKYYNDFKAFSTFDFKSVYSQLHYSSDPSCLLCQLRDYAYACHYQLQFLKSQCSRNESRGGWKNCEYGSEAKMPSPLQAFLTDGWDSDFKTHLFDPCNLCLKSRVRMGFKRRDLPKISKQGSVISTILSPTCGGEDPLLTLSSYLNCLTRRTPRTTGELVSYFHHFGIELHDYASKALSSLGTAITKSHANCPNWDQLGDSDLQAVQGIRGYETLNSKHNHGNDHSNTLSTLVGCCSDSANCPQYCSPITYRAYSLYSPTFAHTYLSWAVYLPDRLWESLERLRYDFKTHTCSEPKSFHQCSAAMPLLYTHGFMPPEGKLQWPLTCSDIIVKLRTVVDGKPIAMLITCMDEFLYRVRGPFIYTLMALWSGAILFMSYTILYRLDVLYLCSHFIRSKASHLIDVKALLTNSRKMLSLYDADYFDDDPNDLIDQLK